In a genomic window of Spiroplasma melliferum:
- a CDS encoding putative transmembrane protein, producing the protein MNLKYNNFYHKFLSFFLLALLFYVFFFWGIGIIYPVNNFVFDNVLFNLAYVVLISFASIFVVGILTQILINFRFYQQSFDHYKLLLKTNWFVLLTWLLNLILLTITLAYNFQRYIVLVQNQHLARIPYLILLNLFYIFYLIIGLSLLLTIALVIIYGFYLKKITCFVIWTNTEIYNELFINNFTVDLFAAMIRFLQQMNIVVIIKSLICRTFLKAQLRKTKLLIQFKKENCPPLFGL; encoded by the coding sequence ATGAATCTAAAATATAATAATTTTTATCATAAGTTTCTTAGTTTCTTTTTATTAGCATTATTATTTTATGTTTTTTTCTTTTGAGGAATTGGAATTATTTATCCAGTAAATAATTTTGTTTTTGATAATGTTCTTTTTAATTTAGCTTATGTAGTGTTAATTTCCTTTGCTTCTATTTTTGTGGTAGGAATTTTAACGCAAATTTTAATTAATTTTCGTTTTTATCAACAATCATTTGACCATTATAAATTATTGCTTAAAACTAATTGATTTGTTCTTTTAACATGACTATTAAATTTAATTTTATTAACAATAACATTAGCTTATAATTTTCAACGCTATATTGTTTTAGTTCAAAATCAACATTTAGCACGAATTCCATATTTAATTTTATTAAATTTATTTTATATTTTTTATCTTATTATTGGTTTATCATTGCTATTAACAATTGCTTTAGTTATTATTTATGGGTTTTATCTTAAAAAAATTACTTGTTTTGTTATTTGAACTAATACGGAAATTTATAATGAATTATTTATAAATAACTTTACAGTTGATCTATTTGCTGCAATGATTCGATTTCTCCAACAAATGAATATTGTAGTGATTATTAAATCACTAATTTGTCGAACATTTTTAAAAGCACAATTACGAAAAACAAAATTATTAATTCAGTTTAAAAAGGAAAATTGTCCACCCTTATTTGGTTTATAA
- a CDS encoding methionyl-tRNA formyltransferase: MQKYRVIFMGTPIFATAVLKALQKLSPTIEIIGIVTQPDRKIGRQQLVQFSPVKEFALTNQIPVFQPEKINDLYAELVTLQPDVIVTCAYGQFIPERILKLARINCINVHASLLPKLRGGAPIHKAIIYGEQETGITLMQMIKKMDAGEMYVQTAIPISPTETASSLHDRLMVLAGTMIEKHLLDIITGKIKGTPQDDSQATFAYNITRDEEKVNWFLPKQKIVDQIRGLYAWPIAYTTVNNIHYKLHQAVITLEPLAEKDADFVNGTIIDISKLGIKVKVEDGYLLITRLQREGKKATDAKNYYHNASSEIIVGNIFI; this comes from the coding sequence ATGCAAAAATATAGAGTGATTTTTATGGGAACACCAATCTTTGCGACAGCTGTTTTAAAGGCTTTGCAAAAGTTAAGTCCAACAATTGAAATAATTGGGATTGTTACCCAACCTGATCGAAAAATTGGACGGCAACAACTTGTTCAATTTTCCCCAGTAAAAGAATTTGCTTTAACAAATCAAATTCCTGTTTTTCAACCAGAAAAAATTAATGATCTTTATGCAGAGTTAGTCACTTTGCAACCAGATGTTATTGTGACATGTGCTTATGGGCAGTTTATTCCAGAGCGAATTTTAAAATTAGCCCGGATTAATTGTATTAATGTTCATGCTTCGTTATTACCAAAATTACGTGGTGGTGCTCCCATTCATAAAGCTATTATTTATGGTGAACAAGAAACTGGGATTACGCTAATGCAAATGATTAAAAAAATGGATGCGGGCGAAATGTATGTTCAAACAGCAATTCCAATTAGTCCAACGGAAACAGCTTCATCTTTGCATGACCGTTTAATGGTTTTAGCAGGAACAATGATTGAAAAGCATTTATTAGATATTATTACTGGCAAAATTAAGGGAACACCACAAGATGATAGTCAAGCAACATTTGCTTATAACATTACCCGCGATGAAGAAAAAGTGAATTGATTTTTACCAAAACAAAAAATTGTTGATCAAATTCGTGGTTTATATGCATGACCAATTGCTTACACAACTGTTAATAATATTCATTATAAATTGCATCAAGCAGTGATTACCTTAGAACCATTAGCTGAAAAAGACGCTGATTTTGTAAATGGAACAATTATTGATATTTCAAAATTAGGGATTAAAGTTAAAGTTGAAGATGGTTATTTATTAATTACGCGTTTACAACGCGAAGGTAAAAAAGCAACTGATGCTAAAAATTATTATCATAATGCATCGTCAGAAATCATAGTTGGAAATATTTTTATTTAA
- a CDS encoding putative ribosomal-protein-alanine acetyltransferase encodes MVVLKPVNNSDALLLFLLEQENYSRHCYKYRNLIQMINNTNYLVYKLIVKNNLYGYFILMHSGDDFELIRLTVKKRYHHQGYGCQMLNYILTHFSYQQIFLEVNEHNLAAQQLYLKHGFKIIRTISQYYDAENGYLMVYHK; translated from the coding sequence ATGGTTGTTTTAAAACCAGTAAATAATAGTGATGCTTTATTATTATTTTTATTAGAACAAGAAAATTATTCGCGCCATTGTTATAAATATCGTAATTTAATTCAAATGATTAATAACACAAATTATCTTGTTTATAAATTAATTGTCAAAAATAATCTCTATGGTTATTTTATTTTAATGCATAGTGGTGATGATTTTGAATTAATTCGGTTAACAGTTAAAAAACGTTATCATCATCAAGGATATGGTTGTCAAATGCTAAACTATATTTTAACACATTTTTCGTATCAACAAATTTTTTTAGAAGTAAATGAACATAATCTTGCTGCTCAACAATTATATTTAAAGCATGGATTTAAGATTATTCGAACAATTTCCCAATATTATGATGCAGAAAATGGGTACTTAATGGTTTATCATAAATAA
- a CDS encoding putative zinc metallopeptidase produces the protein MALEKVLPYQGNLIKYDLIIKEQKNIVLNVNNGKIKVSAPSYAHDWEIEALIYKNIKKIITVIDVHDNYRKIVINPNGTGYVYVFNEKYPLQLTNENIHTKIVNRQYFLLKDAGSYDENVKKLHHFLKQKFSYKFEQLLNKWATIMNLSYKNLTIKAMVRKWGVCYPQTEKIVLNTKLIHFDPTVLEYVIIHELSHLVHHNHSKLFWYYVEKYMPNYREKVEILKKPGI, from the coding sequence ATGGCATTGGAAAAAGTGCTACCATATCAGGGTAATTTAATTAAATATGATTTAATTATTAAAGAACAAAAGAATATTGTGTTAAATGTTAATAATGGCAAAATTAAAGTATCAGCCCCTAGTTATGCCCATGATTGAGAAATTGAAGCTCTAATTTATAAAAATATTAAGAAAATTATTACTGTAATTGATGTTCACGATAATTATCGAAAGATTGTTATTAATCCAAATGGAACAGGTTATGTTTATGTTTTTAATGAAAAATATCCATTGCAACTAACGAATGAGAATATTCATACTAAAATTGTTAATCGACAATATTTTTTATTAAAAGATGCTGGTAGTTATGATGAAAATGTTAAGAAGTTACATCATTTTTTAAAGCAAAAATTTAGTTATAAATTTGAGCAATTATTAAATAAATGAGCAACAATAATGAATTTATCTTATAAAAATTTAACAATTAAAGCAATGGTTCGCAAATGAGGTGTTTGTTATCCTCAAACGGAAAAAATTGTTTTAAATACAAAATTAATTCATTTTGATCCAACAGTATTGGAATATGTAATTATTCATGAATTATCACATTTAGTTCATCATAATCATTCTAAGTTGTTTTGATATTATGTTGAAAAATATATGCCAAATTATCGTGAAAAAGTTGAAATTTTAAAAAAACCAGGAATTTAA
- a CDS encoding carbohydrate kinase: MLYISNQQDTKNLENFIFNQFDIPPVKLMAKAAEGLFHHLNLAVHSFLILTNVGNNGGDGFCLAKLINDYDGTKKIHIHICTDKKTFDNAKTPEVAYYYSLVKKLRNVTMTFLDDNIEAVILWTDIIIDCIFGISYHGKMPPAIAEIIKKVNESQKYVLACDIPSGIENDSATIPTIAIKANKTVTFFTYKSAFINYDIIPYLGKVVVWQLGFHQQEINSICAKLIDNNLFYTDSVQLHSRSLISHKGIYGNLLIFASSLEYLNAGTLVANMALNAGIGLVIWALSPELLGKTNNTAPEITFCDASDRARILDLLTNKVNVVAYGMGKEKTERTYNTLNYILDNYKGSIVVDADGINVLDAPLLRKLRGRAILTPHALELSRLINKSVPEILNSRINIAKEFANKYKIIVVLKGYQSIITDGNRVYINGTGNPYMAVAGMGDTLTGLIASLVGQGYELFEAAIVGTYLHGLAGDEISQYKKPVLPTDIIDQIGFVLAELIGNEDSINFKK, encoded by the coding sequence ATGCTTTATATTAGTAATCAACAAGACACAAAAAATCTTGAAAATTTTATTTTTAATCAATTTGATATTCCTCCAGTTAAATTAATGGCAAAAGCAGCAGAAGGCTTATTTCATCATTTGAATTTAGCAGTTCATAGTTTTTTAATTTTAACTAATGTTGGTAATAATGGTGGGGATGGCTTTTGTTTAGCGAAATTAATTAATGATTATGATGGAACAAAAAAGATTCATATTCATATTTGCACGGATAAAAAAACCTTTGATAATGCTAAAACCCCAGAAGTTGCATATTATTATTCATTAGTTAAAAAGTTGCGGAATGTAACAATGACTTTTCTTGATGATAATATTGAAGCAGTAATTTTATGAACTGATATTATTATTGATTGCATTTTTGGTATTAGTTATCATGGAAAAATGCCACCGGCTATTGCTGAAATTATTAAAAAAGTTAATGAAAGTCAAAAATATGTTTTAGCATGTGATATTCCAAGCGGAATTGAAAATGATAGTGCAACAATTCCAACAATTGCAATTAAAGCAAATAAAACTGTCACTTTTTTTACTTACAAATCAGCTTTTATTAATTATGATATTATTCCTTACTTAGGAAAAGTTGTTGTATGACAATTGGGTTTTCATCAGCAAGAGATTAATAGTATTTGTGCAAAATTAATTGATAACAACTTATTTTATACGGATAGTGTCCAATTACATTCTCGTTCGCTAATTTCACACAAAGGCATCTATGGCAATTTACTTATTTTTGCTTCAAGTTTAGAATATTTAAATGCTGGAACCTTAGTTGCTAATATGGCATTAAATGCTGGAATTGGATTAGTAATTTGAGCTTTATCACCAGAATTATTAGGAAAAACAAATAATACCGCTCCAGAAATCACATTCTGTGATGCTTCTGACCGAGCCCGAATTTTAGATTTATTAACAAACAAAGTTAATGTGGTAGCCTATGGAATGGGAAAAGAAAAAACAGAACGGACATATAATACTTTAAATTATATTTTAGATAATTATAAAGGATCAATTGTTGTTGATGCTGATGGAATTAATGTCCTAGATGCCCCTTTATTACGAAAACTACGTGGACGGGCAATTTTAACACCCCATGCCTTAGAATTATCACGCTTGATTAATAAAAGTGTGCCAGAAATTTTAAATAGTCGAATTAATATTGCAAAAGAATTTGCGAACAAGTATAAAATTATTGTTGTTTTAAAAGGATATCAATCAATTATTACTGATGGTAATCGCGTGTATATTAATGGGACAGGTAATCCCTATATGGCAGTTGCTGGAATGGGTGATACTTTAACTGGTTTAATTGCCAGTTTAGTTGGTCAGGGTTATGAATTATTTGAAGCAGCAATCGTTGGAACATATTTACATGGGCTAGCTGGGGATGAAATTTCACAATACAAAAAACCAGTTTTGCCAACAGACATTATTGACCAAATTGGTTTTGTTTTAGCAGAACTTATTGGAAATGAAGATTCTATTAATTTTAAAAAGTAG
- a CDS encoding ribosomal large subunit pseudouridine synthase C — protein sequence MEPKTVVTLTVKANDVNQTIFNFIKKMFQTTPLSVIYKLFRNKKIKVNNKVMKERNYKLQLGDQIIIFDKNLVVTERNQAVTYNNVETLPLQVVYEDDNILVVDKPHGVEMHSKFHTSLDAMVQHYLIQKHEYHPEDEQSFVISHVHRLDKLTRGLVLYAKNKITLDLLLAKINQKESIEKKYLAKCEGIIKETDFTLTGYLYKNEDKQKMVFTKTVQPHAKVVKTHFRVQHQLTNATWLEVTLITGRKHQIRASLSYLHHPIVNDIKYGAKQETKEYMIALYATTLIFHQLPDHLSYLNEKIIKIPENIIK from the coding sequence ATGGAACCAAAAACAGTTGTTACTTTAACAGTTAAAGCAAATGATGTTAATCAAACAATTTTTAATTTTATTAAAAAGATGTTTCAAACAACTCCGTTATCAGTTATTTATAAGTTATTTCGCAATAAAAAAATTAAAGTAAATAACAAAGTAATGAAAGAACGAAATTATAAACTTCAATTAGGAGATCAAATTATTATTTTTGATAAAAATTTAGTTGTAACAGAACGAAACCAGGCAGTAACTTATAATAATGTTGAAACATTACCATTACAAGTTGTTTATGAAGATGACAATATTCTTGTTGTTGATAAACCACATGGGGTAGAAATGCACTCAAAGTTTCATACTTCATTAGATGCGATGGTGCAACATTATTTAATTCAAAAGCATGAATATCATCCCGAGGATGAACAGTCATTTGTTATTTCCCATGTTCATCGATTAGATAAATTAACGCGAGGATTAGTTTTATATGCTAAAAATAAAATTACCTTAGATTTATTATTAGCTAAAATTAACCAAAAAGAATCTATCGAAAAAAAATATTTAGCAAAGTGTGAAGGAATTATTAAAGAAACTGATTTTACCCTTACGGGTTATTTATATAAAAATGAAGATAAACAAAAAATGGTTTTTACTAAAACAGTGCAACCACATGCTAAAGTAGTTAAAACACATTTTAGAGTTCAGCACCAGTTAACAAATGCAACATGATTGGAAGTGACACTAATAACTGGCCGTAAGCATCAGATTCGTGCCTCATTAAGTTATTTACATCATCCCATTGTTAATGATATTAAATATGGAGCTAAACAAGAAACAAAGGAGTATATGATTGCTTTATATGCGACAACCTTAATTTTTCATCAATTGCCAGACCATTTAAGTTATTTAAATGAAAAGATTATTAAAATTCCAGAAAATATTATAAAATAA
- a CDS encoding glycoprotease, translating into MLNLFIDTSTDFLILILEQKQKIIGQVHENHTRRHTEATLPVIKQLLSAYQLKLKDINNFYLTTGPGSYTGVRIPMTIVKTIKVINPAINVYTINTLLYQAGLDNVVSMLDARGGKRYFAVISNGTEVIPGQVLDYETCIEITKQFPGYEFRYNLQEIDFVQNYLVLKDHFKLVADIFALEPQYLKKDWS; encoded by the coding sequence ATGTTAAATCTATTTATTGATACTAGTACTGATTTTTTAATTTTAATTTTAGAACAAAAGCAAAAAATCATTGGGCAAGTTCACGAAAACCATACTCGCCGTCATACTGAAGCAACATTGCCAGTGATTAAACAATTACTAAGTGCGTATCAATTAAAATTAAAAGATATTAATAATTTTTATTTAACAACTGGTCCAGGTAGTTATACTGGTGTTCGCATTCCAATGACGATTGTGAAAACAATTAAGGTAATTAATCCGGCGATTAATGTTTATACAATTAACACATTGCTTTACCAAGCTGGGTTAGATAATGTTGTTTCAATGCTTGATGCGCGGGGCGGAAAACGATATTTTGCGGTAATTAGTAATGGCACAGAAGTGATTCCCGGACAAGTTCTTGATTATGAAACTTGTATTGAAATTACAAAGCAATTTCCAGGTTATGAGTTTCGTTATAATTTACAAGAAATTGATTTTGTTCAAAATTATCTTGTTTTAAAAGATCATTTTAAATTAGTTGCAGATATTTTTGCTTTAGAACCACAATATTTAAAAAAGGATTGAAGTTAA
- a CDS encoding thioredoxin reductase, translating to MKDILIIGAGPVGLYAWSCAGMLGLSGYIIEGNDTPGGQPWELYPEKPLYDMPGFEEIKTKTFIENLIKQAEKNTGQITYIGKTNISNVLETTDGFTITLTTNETLTVKTILITSGNGVFTPIRLEHLDPHQEYENLWYAVKNPTLLTHKKIVILGGGDSAVDWANHLIEDNISKDVTIIHRRSLYRAKESNVQKLQQNKVTELKPYHVKAVDTINNKITALTLVHETTHATLTIPADHFIVQYGAKVAPTILQQLTLTTTPMRKIIIEPTGQTNHPHIFAAGNSAYYAGKYYNMVTGFGEAINALYNITKIIHGQKYHPGYLSDIKK from the coding sequence ATGAAAGATATTTTAATTATTGGGGCTGGTCCGGTTGGTTTATATGCCTGAAGTTGTGCTGGTATGTTAGGGTTAAGCGGTTATATAATTGAAGGAAATGATACCCCTGGTGGACAACCATGAGAATTATATCCAGAAAAACCATTATATGATATGCCCGGGTTTGAAGAAATTAAAACTAAAACATTTATTGAAAATTTAATTAAACAAGCTGAAAAAAATACAGGACAAATAACATATATTGGGAAAACGAACATTAGTAATGTTCTTGAAACAACGGATGGATTTACTATTACTTTAACAACTAACGAAACACTTACGGTTAAAACAATTTTAATTACGAGTGGCAATGGTGTTTTTACTCCTATTCGTTTAGAACATCTTGATCCTCATCAAGAATATGAAAACTTATGATATGCTGTTAAAAATCCAACCCTTTTAACACACAAGAAAATTGTTATTCTTGGTGGTGGTGATAGTGCTGTTGATTGGGCAAATCATTTAATTGAAGATAACATTAGCAAAGATGTTACAATTATCCATCGTCGTAGTTTGTACCGAGCTAAAGAAAGTAATGTCCAAAAATTACAGCAAAATAAAGTCACGGAATTAAAACCTTATCATGTTAAAGCAGTTGATACGATTAATAATAAAATTACCGCTTTAACATTAGTGCACGAAACAACGCATGCAACATTAACCATTCCAGCTGATCATTTTATTGTTCAATATGGTGCAAAAGTTGCACCAACAATCTTACAACAATTAACTTTAACAACAACCCCAATGCGAAAAATAATTATTGAACCAACTGGTCAAACAAATCATCCCCATATCTTTGCCGCTGGAAATAGTGCTTATTATGCAGGAAAATATTATAATATGGTAACTGGGTTTGGAGAAGCTATTAATGCGCTTTATAATATTACAAAAATTATTCATGGTCAAAAATACCACCCTGGTTATTTAAGTGACATTAAAAAATAA
- a CDS encoding GTP-binding protein LepA, with translation MDKKLIRNFSIIAHIDHGKSTLADRILELTGTVEKREMQEQLLDSMDLERERGITIKLNSVQLKYRAQDQQEYIFHLIDTPGHVDFTYEVSRSLAACEGAILVVDAAQGIEAQTLANVYLAIDNNLAIIPVINKIDLPSADPDRVKEEIENLIGIPTTNAPLISAKTGLNIEQVLEAIVKDIPAPLDGDDNNPLQALIFDSYYDKYRGVMVSIRVKQGIVRVGEKIKLMNTGAVYEVTELGVKTPKEVKKNQLGAGEVGWLAASIKMVRDVRVGDTITTVANPAQQPLPGYKKMNPMVFCGLYPIDSAKYKDLKEALEKIQLSDASLVYEPETSQALGFGFRCGFLGLLHMDVIQERLEREYNLELIATAPSVIYHVYLTNKEMISIDNPSELPAVQKIDRIEEPFVKATIMTPEQYIGSLMELCQNKRGTYVNLEYIDDTRRILTYEMPLNEIVFDFFDRLKSISKGYASLDYEFIGYRPNKLVKMDILLNNEIIDALSIIVHRDFAYGRGKALCAKLKEIIPRQNFEVPIQAAINHKVIAREDIKAMRKNVLAKCYGGDITRKKKLLEKQKEGKKRMKAIGSVEVPQEAFMAVLKLDD, from the coding sequence ATGGATAAAAAATTAATTCGTAATTTTTCAATTATTGCTCATATTGACCATGGAAAGTCAACCTTAGCAGACCGGATTTTAGAGTTAACAGGAACAGTTGAAAAACGAGAAATGCAAGAACAATTATTGGATTCAATGGATTTAGAACGTGAACGAGGAATAACAATTAAATTAAATTCTGTTCAGTTAAAGTATCGGGCTCAAGATCAACAAGAGTATATTTTTCATTTAATTGATACTCCAGGACATGTTGATTTTACTTATGAAGTATCACGTAGTTTAGCAGCTTGTGAAGGAGCAATTTTAGTTGTTGATGCAGCACAAGGAATTGAAGCTCAAACATTAGCTAATGTTTATTTAGCAATTGATAATAATTTAGCAATTATTCCCGTTATTAATAAAATTGATTTACCATCAGCCGATCCAGACCGCGTTAAAGAAGAAATTGAAAATTTAATTGGAATTCCAACAACAAATGCACCATTAATTAGTGCTAAAACAGGATTAAATATTGAACAGGTATTAGAAGCAATTGTCAAGGATATTCCTGCCCCATTAGACGGCGATGATAATAATCCGTTGCAAGCATTAATTTTTGATTCATATTATGATAAATACCGAGGCGTAATGGTCTCAATTCGAGTTAAGCAAGGAATTGTTCGCGTTGGTGAAAAAATTAAATTAATGAATACCGGTGCTGTTTATGAAGTTACCGAATTAGGAGTTAAAACCCCAAAAGAAGTTAAAAAAAACCAATTAGGAGCCGGTGAAGTAGGGTGATTAGCAGCAAGTATTAAAATGGTGCGTGATGTTCGGGTTGGTGATACGATTACAACTGTTGCTAATCCAGCGCAACAGCCATTGCCAGGATATAAAAAAATGAACCCAATGGTGTTTTGTGGCCTATACCCAATTGATTCTGCTAAATATAAAGATTTAAAAGAAGCCTTGGAAAAAATTCAGTTATCGGATGCTTCCCTTGTTTATGAGCCAGAGACATCGCAAGCATTAGGTTTTGGTTTTCGTTGTGGCTTTTTAGGATTATTACATATGGATGTAATCCAAGAACGATTAGAACGAGAATATAATTTAGAGTTAATTGCAACTGCACCATCGGTAATTTATCATGTTTATTTAACAAATAAGGAAATGATTAGCATTGATAATCCAAGTGAATTACCCGCTGTGCAAAAAATTGATCGCATCGAAGAACCATTTGTCAAAGCAACAATTATGACTCCCGAACAATATATTGGTTCATTAATGGAATTATGTCAAAATAAACGTGGGACATATGTTAATTTAGAGTATATTGATGATACGCGACGAATTTTGACTTATGAGATGCCATTAAATGAAATTGTTTTTGATTTTTTTGATCGGTTAAAATCAATTAGTAAAGGTTATGCTTCGTTAGATTATGAGTTTATTGGTTATCGTCCTAATAAATTAGTTAAAATGGATATTTTACTAAACAATGAAATTATTGATGCATTATCAATTATTGTTCACCGTGATTTTGCTTATGGCCGTGGTAAAGCTCTCTGTGCAAAGTTAAAAGAAATTATTCCCCGTCAAAATTTTGAAGTTCCAATTCAAGCAGCCATTAATCATAAAGTTATTGCGCGAGAAGATATTAAAGCTATGCGGAAAAATGTATTAGCAAAATGTTATGGTGGCGATATTACCCGGAAAAAGAAATTGTTAGAAAAACAAAAAGAAGGAAAAAAACGAATGAAAGCAATTGGTTCTGTTGAAGTACCTCAAGAAGCTTTTATGGCTGTTTTAAAGTTAGATGATTAA